One genomic region from Phragmites australis chromosome 1, lpPhrAust1.1, whole genome shotgun sequence encodes:
- the LOC133928708 gene encoding uncharacterized protein LOC133928708, translating into MDFMEQVCSFVLTSETQNHSDDQEILVNAFHTNNCHRVLRVDVAGNAYCPFMKSLRRSFVWSDIRELRCYAKNWKLLCPKTKLEYQISVLELWRGNNICWGWAWIKNHRVAVCSTVTWWSPWTLKEAEHATPEKDLEFGVLLE; encoded by the exons ATGGATTTTATGGAGCAAGTATGCAGCTTTGTTCTAACTTCAGAAACTCAGAATCATAGTGACGATCAAG AAATACTTGTCAATGCTTTTCATACCAACAATTGCCACCGAGTGCTACGAGTGGATGTTGCTGGGAATGCCTACTGCCCTTTCATGAAATCTTTGAGGAGGAGCTTTG TTTGGTCGGATATTAGGGAATTACGGTGCTATGCTAAAAACTGGAAGCTTTTATGCCCTAAGACCAAGCTGGAGTACCAAATCAGTGTATTGGAACTATGGAGGGGAAACAATATTTGCTGGGGCTGGGCGTGGATAAAGAACCACCGAGTTGCTGTTTGCAGCACCGTCACCTGGTGGTCTCCCTGGACGCTGAAGGAGGCAGAACATGCTACACCTGAAAAGGATCTGGAGTTTGGTGTTCTGCTGGAGTGA
- the LOC133928723 gene encoding uncharacterized protein LOC133928723, translated as MGKDAGEAQQQQPPDWAGGGGGGSGGGRVVRLQCVAALVLGVAVLLSAVFWLPPFARRGRGAEGPDPGDDFGDDIMASFRLHKTVPELSENTSKLAVDIYEEIGIPNSTVVVKLLHPLVGSNWTNVIFSIVPYPENLAISSTWLSILRSYFMSLVVRQSTLHLTESLFGNSSSFEVLKFPGGITIIPPQTAFLLQKPHATFNFTLNYPIYKIQDRANELKDQMKAGLLLDPYENLYIKLTNSQGSTILPPTIVETSIVREVGNHQPSAPRMKQLARTITNSSSSSGNLGLNHTVFGRVKQISLSSYLRHSLHSGGGSDAPSPAPMHHHAHHQRHGHDGNRHLAPAPSPMHFPVPQPRYGAPPPSGCPYGTNKPKKRGPITPAAEPATNDHHSASTASPPHRWSPSPSSHPPHDPNTHGGSPVPSPPVLPEPPLPTVSFAHAHPPSEHGTKTSPAPSEQARQAGPAGNGMSQVAPAPHSSYATRTWNVSCCWVLFAVVACILMSLR; from the exons ATGGGGAAGGACGCCGGCgaggcgcagcagcagcagccgccggactgggcgggcggcggcggcggaggaagcGGAGGAGGAAGGGTGGTGCGGCTGCAATGCGTGGCGGCGCTCGTGCTCGGCGTGGCCGTGCTGCTGTCGGCGGTGTTCTGGCTCCCGCCGTTCGCCCGGCGGGGCAGGGGCGCGGAGGGGCCGGATCCGGGCGACGATTTCGGAG ATGACATAATGGCAAGCTTTAGGCTGCACAAGACAGTTCCTGAGCTGAGTGAAAATACATCTAAGCTCGCAGTGGACATCTACGAGGAAATTGGCATCCCTAACTCCACT GTGGTTGTGAAATTACTACATCCATTAGTTGGATCAAACTGGACAAACGTCATCTTCAGCATTGTCCCTTACCCAGAAAACCTGGCTATATCATCAACATGGTTGAGCATTCTGAGATCATATTTTATGTCTTTGGTTGTACGGCAGTCAACACTCCACTTGACTGAGTCTCTATTTGGGAATTCATCCTCCTTTGAAGTACTTAAATTCCCGGGAGGAATAACAATTATCCCTCCACAAACTGCTTTTCTTCTTCAGAAGCCCCATGCAACTTTTAATTTCACTCTGAACTACCCAATCTATAAAATACAAGACAGAGCCAACGAGTTAAAGGATCAAATGAAAGCAGGACTGCTACTCGATCCATACGAG AATCTGTATATCAAATTGACGAATTCACAAGGTTCAACTATTCTTCCTCCCACTATTGTTGAGACATCCATTGTTCGTGAAGTTGGAAATCACCAGCCATCTGCGCCAAGGATGAAGCAGCTGGCACGGACAATTACTAattcatcttcatcctctggAAACCTGGGTCTGAATCATACTGTATTTGGCAGAGTAAAGCAGATTAGCCTTTCGTCTTATCTTAGGCATTCCTTACATAGTGGGGGCGGTTCTGATGCACCTAGTCCTGCACCCATGCATCATCATGCTCATCACCAGCGCCACGGTCATGACGGCAACAGACATCTGGCTCCAGCTCCTTCTCCAATGCATTTCCCTGTCCCGCAACCCAGATATGGTGCTCCACCTCCATCTGGGTGTCCGTATGGAACAAACAAGCCAAAGAAAAGAGGCCCCATAACACCAGCAGCTGAGCCTGCCACTAATGATCACCATTCTGCTTCCACTGCTTCACCACCACATCGATGGTCACCTTCACCTTCTAGTCATCCTCCACATGATCCCAATACGCACGGCGGCTCCCCTGTTCCATCCCCTCCCGTTTTACCAGAGCCACCTTTGCCCACCGTTTCATTTGCTCATGCACATCCTCCAAGTGAACATGGAACAAAGACAAGTCCTGCTCCAAGTGAACAGGCTAGGCAAGCAGGTCCTGCTGGGAATGGGATGTCACAAGTGGCACCTGCACCTCATTCAT CTTACGCCACCCGGACATGGAATGTTTCCTGTTGCTGGGTCCTTTTTGCCGTAGTGGCATGTATCCTAATGAGCTTACGCTGA
- the LOC133891018 gene encoding calcium-transporting ATPase 1, plasma membrane-type-like isoform X2 produces the protein MAYLRNKSMEFLKRFEMPAKNPSEDAQRRWREAVGTLVKNRRRRFRMVPDLDKRSKAETQRRQIQEKLRVALYVQKAALQFIDEELASVVRGKDAKSLRHHKGLDGIARKVNVSLADGVKSDDTGLRAEVYGTNQYTEKPPRTFWMYLWDASQDMTLMLLAFCAVISVVIGLATEGWPSGMYDGVGIMLTIFLVVMITAASDYRQSLQFRDLDNEKKKIDIHVTRDGYRQKVSIYDIVVGDIVHLSIGDQVPSDGLYIDGYSLLVDESSLSGESEPVNVSTANPFLLGGTKVQDGSARMLVTAVGMRTEWGNLMETLSQGGEDETPLQVKLNGVATIIGKIGLAFSVLTFTVLMARFLVSKAHAPGGLLRWRVADALSILNFFAVAVTIVVVAVPEGLPLAVTLSLAFAMKKLMQERALVRHLSACETMGSASCICTDKTGTLTTNHMVVEKVWASGAAQTVSTAKGFDQLKSSVSENFSMVLLEGVFHCSGSEIVRDKDGKTTIMGTPTETAILEFGLEVEKHMKVEHAGAKKLKVEPFNSVKKTMAVVVASPNAAGRPRAFLKGASEVVLQRCISVIDGTGGIEKLTEAKTKRVASAIDAFAGEALRTLCLAYQDVGTGNDIPSDGYTLIAVFGIKDPLRPSVREAVKTCHAAGINVRMVTGDNINTAKAIARECGILTDDGIAIEGPEFRVKSPDEMREIIPRIQVMARSLPLDKHTLVTNLRGMFNEVVAVTGDGTNDAPALHEADIGLAMGIAGTEVAKENADVIIMDDNFSTIINVAKWGRSVYINIQKFVQFQLTVNVVALMVNFVSASFTGSAPLTIVQLLWVNLIMDTLGALALATEPPNEAMMQRPPVGRGDNFITKVMWRNIIGQSIYQLIVLGVLLFRGKSLLQMNGAHADALLNTFIFNTFVLCQVFNEVNSREMEKINVFSGIFSSWIFSAVVGATVAFQVIIVELLGTFASTVHLSLRLWLISLLIGSVSLVIGAILKCIPVDSSNDSSDHHDGYQPIPTGPNAV, from the exons ATGGCGTACCTCCGGAACAAGTCGATGGAGTTTCTGAAGAGGTTCGAGATGCCGGCGAAAAACCCGTCGGAGGACGCGCAGCGCCGGTGGCGGGAGGCCGTCGGCACGCTCGTCAagaaccgccgccgccgcttccgcaTGGTCCCCGACCTCGACAAGCGCTCCAAGGCCGAGACACAGCGCCGCCAGATCCAG GAGAAGCTTCGTGTTGCACTCTACGTGCAGAAGGCTGCACTGCAGTTCATCGA CGAGGAGCTGGCCTCGGTGGTGCGCGGCAAGGACGCCAAGAGCCTGAGGCACCACAAGGGCCTCGACGGCATCGCGCGGAAGGTCAATGTCTCCCTCGCCGACGGCGTCAAGTCTGACGACACCGGCCTCCGCGCCGAGGTCTACGGCACCAACCAGTACACCGAGAAGCCCCCGAGGACGTTCTGGATGTACCTGTGGGACGCCAGCCAGGACATGACGCTCATGCTCCTCGCCTTCTGCGCGGTCATCTCCGTCGTCATCGGCCTCGCCACCGAGGGTTGGCCGAGCGGTATGTACGACGGCGTCGGCATCATGCTCACCATCTTTCTCGTGGTCATGATCACGGCGGCCAGCGACTACAGGCAGTCGCTGCAGTTCCGGGACCTCGACaacgagaagaagaagattgaCATACACGTCACCCGCGACGGGTACCGGCAGAAGGTGTCCATCTACGACATTGTCGTCGGCGACATTGTCCACCTGTCCATCGGCGACCAGGTGCCGTCCGACGGCTTGTACATCGACGGCTACTCGTTGTTGGTGGATGAGTCGAGCTTGTCCGGCGAGAGCGAGCCGGTGAACGTGTCGACCGCGAACCCGTTCTTGCTCGGCGGGACCAAGGTGCAGGACGGCTCGGCGCGGATGCTGGTGACGGCAGTCGGGATGCGCACGGAGTGGGGGAACCTGATGGAGACCCTGAGCCAGGGCGGCGAGGACGAGACGCCGCTGCAGGTCAAGCTCAACGGCGTGGCCACCATCATCGGCAAGATCGGGCTGGCGTTCTCGGTGCTCACCTTCACCGTGCTCATGGCACGGTTCCTGGTGAGCAAGGCGCACGCGCCCGGCGGGCTGCTGCGGTGGAGGGTCGCCGACGCGCTCTCGATACTCAACTTCTTCGCTGTCGCGGTTaccatcgtcgtcgtcgccgtgcCCGAGGGGCTCCCGCTCGCCGTCACGCTCAGCCTGGCGTTCGCCATGAAGAAGCTCATGCAAGAGCGCGCGCTTGTGAGACACCTCTCGGCTTGCGAGACCATGGGGTCGGCGAGCTGCATCTGCACCGACAAGACCGGCACACTCACCACGAACCACATGGTCGTCGAGAAGGTCTGGGCGTCCGGGGCGGCGCAGACCGTGAGCACAGCCAAGGGCTTCGACCAACTCAAATCGTCAGTGTCAGAGAATTTTTCGATGGTGCTACTAGAGGGCGTGTTCCATTGTTCCGGCTCTGAGATCGTCCGGGACAAGGACGGCAAGACCACCATCATGGGCACGCCCACCGAGACGGCCATCCTCGAGTTTGGCCTGGAGGTGGAGAAGCACATGAAAGTCGAGCACGCCGGCGCCAAGAAGCTCAAGGTGGAACCGTTCAACTCGGTGAAGAAGACAATGGCCGTGGTCGTCGCGTCCCCGAATGCCGCTGGCCGCCCCCGCGCTTTCCTGAAGGGCGCGTCCGAGGTCGTCCTGCAGCGGTGCATTAGCGTCATTGACGGCACCGGTGGTATCGAGAAACTCACAGAAGCAAAGACGAAGCGGGTGGCCAGCGCCATCGACGCGTTTGCGGGCGAGGCACTGCGCACCCTCTGCTTGGCGTACCAGGACGTCGGCACTGGCAACGACATTCCCAGCGACGGGTACACTCTCATTGCAGTTTTCGGCATCAAGGACCCCCTCCGTCCGAGCGTTAGGGAGGCCGTGAAGACGTGCCACGCCGCTGGTATCAATGTCCGTATGGTCACCGGCGACAACATCAACACGGCAAAGGCGATAGCGAGGGAGTGCGGCATCCTGACCGACGACGGCATCGCCATCGAGGGGCCCGAGTTCCGGGTGAAGAGCCCTGACGAGATGAGGGAGATCATACCCAGAATCCAG GTGATGGCTCGATCGCTACCGTTGGACAAGCACACGCTGGTGACCAACCTGAGGGGCATGTTCAACGAGGTGGTGGCGGTGACCGGCGACGGTACAAACGACGCGCCGGCGCTGCACGAGGCTGACATCGGCCTCGCCATGGGCATTGCTGGGACAGAG GTTGCCAAGGAGAACGCCGACGTGATCATCATGGACGACAACTTCTCGACCATCATCAACGTTGCGAAATGGGGTCGTTCCGTCTACATCAACATCCAGAAGTTTGTGCAGTTCCAGCTCACGGTGAATGTTGTCGCCCTGATGGTGAACTTCGTCTCTGCATCTTTCACAG GAAGCGCCCCACTGACCATTGTACAACTGCTGTGGGTGAACCTGATTATGGACACCCTCGGCGCGCTGGCGCTGGCAACGGAGCCCCCCAACGAGGCGATGATGCAGAGGCCGCCGGTCGGCAGAGGCGACAACTTCATCACCAAGGTTATGTGGAGGAACATCATCGGCCAGAGCATCTACCAGCTGATCGTGCTCGGCGTTCTCCTCTTCAGAGGGAAGAGCCTCCTGCAGATGAACGGCGCTCACGCTGACGCCCTGCTCAACACGTTCATATTCAACACTTTTGTGCTCTGCCAG GTTTTCAACGAGGTGAACAGTAGGGAGATGGAGAAGATCAATGTCTTCAGCGGCATTTTCAGCAGCTGGATCTTCTCGGCGGTCGTTGGCGCCACCGTAGCATTCCAGGTGATCATCGTGGAACTCCTGGGGACGTTTGCCAGCACGGTTCATCTTAGCTTGAGGCTGTGGCTCATCAGTCTGTTGATCGGGTCAGTCAGCCTGGTGATTGGTGCCATCTTGAAGTGCATCCCTGTCGATTCCAGCAATGACTCGTCGGATCACCACGATGGCTACCAGCCTATCCCAACCGGCCCCAATGCCGTGTGA
- the LOC133928715 gene encoding nascent polypeptide-associated complex subunit alpha-like protein 1, translating to MTATEAQEELLRAQLEEQKIEGDEPIVEDDDDEDDDEDDDDDDAEAPGGDAGGRSKQSRSEKKSRKAMLKLGMKTITGVSRVTIKKSKNMLFVISKPDVFKSPNSDTYVIFGEAKIEDLSSQLQTQAAEQFKAPDPSSSISKAEPSAAAQDDEEVDETGVEPKDIELVMTQASVSRSRAVKALKAADGDIVTAIMELTN from the exons ATGACGGCCACCGAGGCGCAGGAGGAGCTGCTCCGCGCGCAGCTCGAGGAGCAGAAGATCGAG GGAGATGAGCCTATTGTTGAggatgacgatgatgaagacgatgatgaggatgacgacgacgatgatgcaGAGG CACCAGGAGGTGATGCTGGTGGAAGGTCTAAGCAGAGTAGGAGTGAGAAAAAGAGCAGGAAAGCCATGCTGAAACTTggcatgaagaccatcactgGCGTGAGCCGTGTAACTATCAAAAAGAGCAAGAAC ATGCTCTTCGTGATATCAAAACCAGATGTCTTCAAGAGCCCCAATTCAGACACCTATGTGATTTTTGGGGAGGCAAAGATTGAGGATCTGAGCTCGCAGCTGCAGACTCAAGCTGCTGAGCAGTTCAAGGCACCAGACCCGAGCAGCAGCATCTCAAAGGCGGAGCCATCTGCAGCAGCCCAGGATGACGAGGAGGTTGATGAGACTGGTGTTGAGCCAAAGGACATTGAGCTTGTGATGACGCAGGCCTCCGTGTCGAGATCCAGGGCAGTGAAGGCGCTGAAGGCTGCAGATGGTGACATCGTCACTGCCATCATGGAGCTGACTAACTAG
- the LOC133891018 gene encoding calcium-transporting ATPase 1, plasma membrane-type-like isoform X1: MAYLRNKSMEFLKRFEMPAKNPSEDAQRRWREAVGTLVKNRRRRFRMVPDLDKRSKAETQRRQIQEKLRVALYVQKAALQFIDAARKTEHPLPEIARQCGLSISAEELASVVRGKDAKSLRHHKGLDGIARKVNVSLADGVKSDDTGLRAEVYGTNQYTEKPPRTFWMYLWDASQDMTLMLLAFCAVISVVIGLATEGWPSGMYDGVGIMLTIFLVVMITAASDYRQSLQFRDLDNEKKKIDIHVTRDGYRQKVSIYDIVVGDIVHLSIGDQVPSDGLYIDGYSLLVDESSLSGESEPVNVSTANPFLLGGTKVQDGSARMLVTAVGMRTEWGNLMETLSQGGEDETPLQVKLNGVATIIGKIGLAFSVLTFTVLMARFLVSKAHAPGGLLRWRVADALSILNFFAVAVTIVVVAVPEGLPLAVTLSLAFAMKKLMQERALVRHLSACETMGSASCICTDKTGTLTTNHMVVEKVWASGAAQTVSTAKGFDQLKSSVSENFSMVLLEGVFHCSGSEIVRDKDGKTTIMGTPTETAILEFGLEVEKHMKVEHAGAKKLKVEPFNSVKKTMAVVVASPNAAGRPRAFLKGASEVVLQRCISVIDGTGGIEKLTEAKTKRVASAIDAFAGEALRTLCLAYQDVGTGNDIPSDGYTLIAVFGIKDPLRPSVREAVKTCHAAGINVRMVTGDNINTAKAIARECGILTDDGIAIEGPEFRVKSPDEMREIIPRIQVMARSLPLDKHTLVTNLRGMFNEVVAVTGDGTNDAPALHEADIGLAMGIAGTEVAKENADVIIMDDNFSTIINVAKWGRSVYINIQKFVQFQLTVNVVALMVNFVSASFTGSAPLTIVQLLWVNLIMDTLGALALATEPPNEAMMQRPPVGRGDNFITKVMWRNIIGQSIYQLIVLGVLLFRGKSLLQMNGAHADALLNTFIFNTFVLCQVFNEVNSREMEKINVFSGIFSSWIFSAVVGATVAFQVIIVELLGTFASTVHLSLRLWLISLLIGSVSLVIGAILKCIPVDSSNDSSDHHDGYQPIPTGPNAV; the protein is encoded by the exons ATGGCGTACCTCCGGAACAAGTCGATGGAGTTTCTGAAGAGGTTCGAGATGCCGGCGAAAAACCCGTCGGAGGACGCGCAGCGCCGGTGGCGGGAGGCCGTCGGCACGCTCGTCAagaaccgccgccgccgcttccgcaTGGTCCCCGACCTCGACAAGCGCTCCAAGGCCGAGACACAGCGCCGCCAGATCCAG GAGAAGCTTCGTGTTGCACTCTACGTGCAGAAGGCTGCACTGCAGTTCATCGACG CCGCCCGCAAGACGGAGCACCCGCTGCCGGAGATCGCGCGGCAATGCGGCCTCTCCATCAGCGCCGAGGAGCTGGCCTCGGTGGTGCGCGGCAAGGACGCCAAGAGCCTGAGGCACCACAAGGGCCTCGACGGCATCGCGCGGAAGGTCAATGTCTCCCTCGCCGACGGCGTCAAGTCTGACGACACCGGCCTCCGCGCCGAGGTCTACGGCACCAACCAGTACACCGAGAAGCCCCCGAGGACGTTCTGGATGTACCTGTGGGACGCCAGCCAGGACATGACGCTCATGCTCCTCGCCTTCTGCGCGGTCATCTCCGTCGTCATCGGCCTCGCCACCGAGGGTTGGCCGAGCGGTATGTACGACGGCGTCGGCATCATGCTCACCATCTTTCTCGTGGTCATGATCACGGCGGCCAGCGACTACAGGCAGTCGCTGCAGTTCCGGGACCTCGACaacgagaagaagaagattgaCATACACGTCACCCGCGACGGGTACCGGCAGAAGGTGTCCATCTACGACATTGTCGTCGGCGACATTGTCCACCTGTCCATCGGCGACCAGGTGCCGTCCGACGGCTTGTACATCGACGGCTACTCGTTGTTGGTGGATGAGTCGAGCTTGTCCGGCGAGAGCGAGCCGGTGAACGTGTCGACCGCGAACCCGTTCTTGCTCGGCGGGACCAAGGTGCAGGACGGCTCGGCGCGGATGCTGGTGACGGCAGTCGGGATGCGCACGGAGTGGGGGAACCTGATGGAGACCCTGAGCCAGGGCGGCGAGGACGAGACGCCGCTGCAGGTCAAGCTCAACGGCGTGGCCACCATCATCGGCAAGATCGGGCTGGCGTTCTCGGTGCTCACCTTCACCGTGCTCATGGCACGGTTCCTGGTGAGCAAGGCGCACGCGCCCGGCGGGCTGCTGCGGTGGAGGGTCGCCGACGCGCTCTCGATACTCAACTTCTTCGCTGTCGCGGTTaccatcgtcgtcgtcgccgtgcCCGAGGGGCTCCCGCTCGCCGTCACGCTCAGCCTGGCGTTCGCCATGAAGAAGCTCATGCAAGAGCGCGCGCTTGTGAGACACCTCTCGGCTTGCGAGACCATGGGGTCGGCGAGCTGCATCTGCACCGACAAGACCGGCACACTCACCACGAACCACATGGTCGTCGAGAAGGTCTGGGCGTCCGGGGCGGCGCAGACCGTGAGCACAGCCAAGGGCTTCGACCAACTCAAATCGTCAGTGTCAGAGAATTTTTCGATGGTGCTACTAGAGGGCGTGTTCCATTGTTCCGGCTCTGAGATCGTCCGGGACAAGGACGGCAAGACCACCATCATGGGCACGCCCACCGAGACGGCCATCCTCGAGTTTGGCCTGGAGGTGGAGAAGCACATGAAAGTCGAGCACGCCGGCGCCAAGAAGCTCAAGGTGGAACCGTTCAACTCGGTGAAGAAGACAATGGCCGTGGTCGTCGCGTCCCCGAATGCCGCTGGCCGCCCCCGCGCTTTCCTGAAGGGCGCGTCCGAGGTCGTCCTGCAGCGGTGCATTAGCGTCATTGACGGCACCGGTGGTATCGAGAAACTCACAGAAGCAAAGACGAAGCGGGTGGCCAGCGCCATCGACGCGTTTGCGGGCGAGGCACTGCGCACCCTCTGCTTGGCGTACCAGGACGTCGGCACTGGCAACGACATTCCCAGCGACGGGTACACTCTCATTGCAGTTTTCGGCATCAAGGACCCCCTCCGTCCGAGCGTTAGGGAGGCCGTGAAGACGTGCCACGCCGCTGGTATCAATGTCCGTATGGTCACCGGCGACAACATCAACACGGCAAAGGCGATAGCGAGGGAGTGCGGCATCCTGACCGACGACGGCATCGCCATCGAGGGGCCCGAGTTCCGGGTGAAGAGCCCTGACGAGATGAGGGAGATCATACCCAGAATCCAG GTGATGGCTCGATCGCTACCGTTGGACAAGCACACGCTGGTGACCAACCTGAGGGGCATGTTCAACGAGGTGGTGGCGGTGACCGGCGACGGTACAAACGACGCGCCGGCGCTGCACGAGGCTGACATCGGCCTCGCCATGGGCATTGCTGGGACAGAG GTTGCCAAGGAGAACGCCGACGTGATCATCATGGACGACAACTTCTCGACCATCATCAACGTTGCGAAATGGGGTCGTTCCGTCTACATCAACATCCAGAAGTTTGTGCAGTTCCAGCTCACGGTGAATGTTGTCGCCCTGATGGTGAACTTCGTCTCTGCATCTTTCACAG GAAGCGCCCCACTGACCATTGTACAACTGCTGTGGGTGAACCTGATTATGGACACCCTCGGCGCGCTGGCGCTGGCAACGGAGCCCCCCAACGAGGCGATGATGCAGAGGCCGCCGGTCGGCAGAGGCGACAACTTCATCACCAAGGTTATGTGGAGGAACATCATCGGCCAGAGCATCTACCAGCTGATCGTGCTCGGCGTTCTCCTCTTCAGAGGGAAGAGCCTCCTGCAGATGAACGGCGCTCACGCTGACGCCCTGCTCAACACGTTCATATTCAACACTTTTGTGCTCTGCCAG GTTTTCAACGAGGTGAACAGTAGGGAGATGGAGAAGATCAATGTCTTCAGCGGCATTTTCAGCAGCTGGATCTTCTCGGCGGTCGTTGGCGCCACCGTAGCATTCCAGGTGATCATCGTGGAACTCCTGGGGACGTTTGCCAGCACGGTTCATCTTAGCTTGAGGCTGTGGCTCATCAGTCTGTTGATCGGGTCAGTCAGCCTGGTGATTGGTGCCATCTTGAAGTGCATCCCTGTCGATTCCAGCAATGACTCGTCGGATCACCACGATGGCTACCAGCCTATCCCAACCGGCCCCAATGCCGTGTGA